Proteins co-encoded in one Klebsiella michiganensis genomic window:
- a CDS encoding cystine transporter subunit has translation MKLKMIGRQALMGVMAVALVAGASVKTFAAENLLNKVKERGTLLVGLEGTYPPFSFQGDDGKLTGFEVEFAEQLAQHLGVKAALKPTKWDGMLASLDSKRIDVVINQVTISDERKKKYDFSTPYTISGIQALVKKGNEGGIKTAADLKGKKVGVGLGTNYEQWLRENVPGVDIRTYDDDPTKYQDLRVGRIDAILVDRLAALDLVKKTNNTLAVAGDAFSRQEAGVAVRKGNEDLLKAIDAAIAEMQKDGSLAKLSDKWFGADVTK, from the coding sequence ATGAAATTAAAAATGATCGGGCGTCAGGCACTGATGGGCGTCATGGCCGTTGCTCTGGTGGCTGGCGCAAGCGTGAAAACTTTCGCGGCTGAAAACCTTCTGAATAAAGTAAAAGAACGCGGCACGCTGCTGGTGGGGCTGGAAGGCACTTATCCGCCGTTCAGCTTCCAGGGAGATGACGGCAAGCTGACCGGCTTTGAAGTGGAATTTGCCGAACAGTTGGCTCAGCACCTTGGCGTGAAAGCAGCCCTGAAGCCGACCAAATGGGACGGCATGCTGGCGTCTTTAGATTCTAAACGCATTGACGTGGTGATTAACCAGGTCACCATTTCCGACGAACGTAAGAAAAAATACGACTTCTCCACCCCATACACCATTTCCGGTATTCAGGCCCTGGTGAAAAAAGGCAACGAAGGCGGGATTAAAACTGCGGCAGACCTGAAGGGCAAAAAAGTCGGCGTGGGTCTCGGGACTAACTATGAGCAGTGGCTGCGTGAAAATGTTCCTGGCGTAGATATCCGTACCTATGATGATGACCCTACCAAATATCAGGATCTGCGCGTGGGCCGTATTGACGCGATTCTGGTCGACCGCCTCGCCGCGCTTGATCTGGTGAAGAAAACCAACAATACGCTGGCGGTAGCGGGGGATGCGTTTTCTCGTCAGGAAGCTGGCGTTGCCGTGCGTAAAGGTAATGAAGATCTGCTGAAAGCCATCGACGCGGCCATCGCCGAGATGCAGAAAGACGGTTCTCTGGCTAAGCTGTCCGATAAATGGTTCGGGGCGGACGTTACTAAGTAA
- a CDS encoding LuxR family transcriptional regulator gives MLERDFFSWRREALELFLSITHASELQTLVQQQTQRLGFDYFSLCVRHPVPFTRPKLSLQSSYPQKWLEWYVTENYFAIDPVLKQSNFMRGEIIWSDALFAESRELWDAARDHGLASGRTHCVMAPNRTAGFLSVSRSNVRTEILSEDELGLRLSYLAELSMATLNRLEDPSVEMLDMKLSKREREILQWTGEGKTSAEIAIILSISENTVNFHQKNMQKKFNAPNKTQIACYAAAMGII, from the coding sequence ATGCTGGAACGTGACTTTTTTAGCTGGCGACGGGAAGCACTCGAACTTTTCCTGTCAATTACTCATGCCAGCGAATTACAAACTTTAGTTCAACAACAAACTCAACGCCTGGGCTTTGATTATTTTTCGCTGTGTGTTCGGCACCCGGTGCCTTTTACACGGCCTAAATTATCATTGCAGAGTTCTTACCCACAAAAATGGTTAGAGTGGTATGTCACAGAAAACTATTTTGCTATTGACCCGGTATTGAAACAGTCTAATTTCATGCGCGGTGAAATAATCTGGAGCGATGCCTTGTTTGCTGAGTCTCGTGAGCTGTGGGATGCCGCGCGCGATCACGGTCTCGCATCCGGGCGAACGCATTGCGTCATGGCGCCTAACCGCACGGCAGGGTTCCTCTCCGTTTCGCGCTCAAATGTTCGCACGGAAATTCTTTCGGAAGATGAGCTTGGGCTGCGGCTGAGTTACCTTGCCGAGCTGAGTATGGCGACGTTAAACCGCCTGGAAGACCCGTCGGTCGAAATGCTCGACATGAAGCTGAGTAAGCGCGAAAGAGAGATTCTCCAGTGGACGGGAGAAGGTAAAACGTCGGCAGAAATTGCGATTATTCTGTCCATTTCTGAGAATACGGTGAACTTCCATCAGAAGAATATGCAGAAGAAATTCAATGCCCCAAACAAGACGCAGATAGCCTGCTATGCGGCGGCTATGGGGATCATCTGA
- the sirA gene encoding response regulator (in Escherichia coli the protein UvrY is part of a two-component system along with BarA that is needed for efficient switching between glycolytic and gluconeogenic carbon sources possibly by regulating the Csr system; in Salmonella SirA and BarA regulate virulence gene expression also via the Csr system), with product MINVLLVDDHELVRAGIRRILEEIKGIKVSGEVNCGEDAIKWCRSNPVDVVLMDMNMPGIGGLEATRKIARYSSDIKVIMLTIHTENPLPAKVMQAGAAGYLSKGAAPQDVVNAIRSVNAGQRYIASDIAQQMALSQIAPEAESPFASLSERELQIMLMITKGQKVNEISEQLNLSPKTVNSYRYRMFSKLNISGDVELTHLAIRHGLFNAETLISSE from the coding sequence TTGATCAACGTTCTTCTTGTTGATGACCACGAACTGGTGCGCGCAGGGATACGACGCATTCTGGAAGAGATTAAAGGCATCAAAGTCTCGGGTGAAGTGAACTGCGGCGAGGATGCCATCAAATGGTGCCGCAGTAACCCGGTTGATGTCGTGTTAATGGATATGAATATGCCGGGGATCGGCGGGCTGGAAGCCACCCGTAAAATTGCCCGCTACTCTTCAGATATCAAAGTTATCATGTTGACTATCCATACAGAGAACCCGCTGCCTGCGAAAGTGATGCAGGCCGGCGCGGCAGGGTATTTAAGCAAGGGCGCGGCGCCTCAGGACGTGGTGAACGCCATCCGTTCCGTCAATGCGGGTCAGCGTTACATCGCCTCTGATATTGCTCAACAAATGGCCTTAAGCCAGATAGCGCCAGAGGCGGAATCCCCGTTTGCCAGTTTGTCTGAGCGAGAATTACAGATTATGCTGATGATCACCAAAGGCCAGAAGGTCAATGAGATCTCTGAGCAGCTTAATCTCAGCCCTAAAACGGTGAACAGCTACCGCTACCGCATGTTTAGTAAACTGAATATCAGCGGGGACGTGGAGCTGACCCACCTGGCTATTCGCCACGGGTTATTCAATGCGGAGACGTTAATCAGTAGTGAGTGA
- a CDS encoding amino acid ABC transporter permease, with the protein MQESLQLVLDSAPYLLKGAVFTLQLSIGGMFFGLILGFMLALMRLSAFWPFSLLSRFYVSIFRGTPLIAQLFMIYYGLPQFGIELDPIPSAMIGLSLNTAAYASETLRAAISSIDKGQWEAAASIGMTRWQTLRRAILPQSARVALPPLGNSFISLVKDTSLAATIQVPELFRQAQLITSRTLEVFTMYLAASLVYWVMATVLSTLQNYFENQLNRQDREPK; encoded by the coding sequence ATGCAAGAAAGTTTGCAACTGGTGCTGGACTCAGCACCGTATCTGCTTAAAGGGGCGGTATTCACCCTCCAGCTGAGTATTGGCGGGATGTTTTTTGGCCTGATCCTCGGTTTTATGCTGGCGCTAATGCGCCTGTCGGCGTTTTGGCCCTTTTCGCTGTTGTCGCGTTTTTATGTTTCCATTTTTCGCGGCACGCCGCTCATCGCCCAGCTGTTTATGATTTATTACGGGCTGCCTCAGTTTGGCATTGAGCTGGACCCGATCCCCTCGGCGATGATCGGCCTGTCGTTGAACACGGCGGCCTATGCGTCCGAAACCCTGCGGGCAGCGATTTCCTCTATCGATAAAGGGCAATGGGAAGCGGCGGCGAGTATCGGCATGACTCGCTGGCAAACGCTGCGCCGTGCGATTCTGCCGCAGTCGGCCCGCGTGGCGCTGCCGCCGCTCGGAAACAGCTTTATCAGCCTGGTGAAGGACACCTCGCTGGCGGCCACCATTCAGGTGCCGGAGCTGTTCCGCCAGGCGCAGCTGATCACCTCCCGCACGCTGGAAGTGTTTACCATGTATCTCGCTGCGTCCCTGGTTTACTGGGTGATGGCGACGGTGCTCTCCACTCTGCAGAACTATTTTGAAAACCAGCTTAATCGCCAGGACAGGGAGCCGAAATGA
- a CDS encoding CAIB/BAIF family CoA transferase, with protein sequence MTHELGLETALPSVARVGKGELASHFPVTEFAAASLATAGCALSALLSRPDTPLYIDQRLASYWFSTSHFPVNRSPAALWDQFAGDYATRDGWIRLHTNALHHRQAMESVLGVSKDKAALAQKVITWGKTELEEAIVVAGGCAAAMLTHDEWLKHPHGKTVAAEPLFWQQCHAEAPRTALALSPARPLAGLRVLDLTRIIAGPVATRFLAGLGAQVLRLDPPGWEEPTLVEEVTLGKKCARLDLRSAEGREQFKTLLADTDVLVHGYRADALESLGFGAEIRQAISPGLVDVSLNAWGWHGPWRNRRGFDSLVQMSSGIADAGMRWKQTGRPHPLPVQALDHATGYLMAAAVLRGLKVRHEQHQGYSARLSLARTAALLMSHRAGDQAELAAIGPHDFQPMMEWSAFGLRNRLKFPLMLAGTPVTWATPPAPLGSATAAWG encoded by the coding sequence ATGACCCATGAGCTGGGGCTGGAAACGGCCCTGCCGTCAGTGGCCAGGGTGGGTAAAGGCGAGCTCGCCTCCCATTTTCCTGTGACCGAATTCGCCGCCGCCAGCCTCGCGACGGCAGGTTGCGCCCTGAGTGCGCTGCTCTCTCGCCCGGATACGCCGCTTTATATAGATCAGCGGCTGGCCTCATACTGGTTTTCGACCAGCCATTTTCCCGTTAATCGCTCTCCCGCCGCGCTATGGGATCAATTTGCCGGGGATTACGCCACCCGGGACGGCTGGATCCGGCTGCATACCAACGCCCTTCATCACCGGCAGGCGATGGAGTCCGTGCTCGGCGTAAGCAAAGATAAAGCGGCCCTCGCCCAGAAAGTGATTACGTGGGGAAAAACCGAGCTTGAAGAGGCAATCGTGGTTGCGGGTGGATGCGCGGCAGCAATGTTAACCCACGATGAATGGTTAAAACATCCGCACGGGAAAACCGTCGCGGCAGAGCCCTTGTTCTGGCAGCAGTGCCATGCCGAAGCCCCTCGTACAGCATTAGCCCTGTCGCCTGCCCGCCCGCTCGCTGGCCTGCGGGTTCTGGATCTCACCCGCATCATTGCCGGCCCGGTTGCCACCCGATTCCTGGCCGGGCTTGGGGCGCAGGTGCTACGCCTCGATCCGCCCGGCTGGGAAGAACCTACCCTTGTCGAGGAGGTCACACTCGGGAAAAAATGCGCCAGGCTCGACCTCAGGTCTGCCGAAGGCAGAGAGCAGTTCAAAACCCTGCTTGCCGATACGGATGTTCTGGTTCACGGCTACCGCGCCGACGCGCTGGAATCACTGGGATTTGGGGCCGAAATCCGACAGGCTATCTCCCCGGGGCTGGTCGACGTTTCGCTTAACGCCTGGGGATGGCACGGGCCGTGGCGTAACCGCAGAGGTTTCGACAGCCTGGTCCAGATGTCCAGCGGCATCGCCGACGCGGGAATGCGCTGGAAACAAACCGGGCGGCCTCACCCACTCCCCGTTCAGGCACTGGATCACGCCACGGGTTATCTGATGGCGGCAGCGGTGCTCAGAGGTCTAAAAGTCCGGCATGAGCAGCATCAGGGCTACAGCGCACGCCTGTCGCTCGCCCGAACGGCCGCCTTGTTAATGTCGCACCGGGCAGGAGATCAGGCTGAGCTGGCCGCTATCGGCCCGCATGATTTCCAGCCGATGATGGAATGGTCTGCCTTTGGGCTGAGAAACCGGTTGAAATTCCCGCTGATGCTGGCAGGCACGCCGGTAACCTGGGCCACACCTCCGGCGCCTCTCGGCTCGGCGACAGCCGCCTGGGGGTGA
- a CDS encoding cysteine desulfhydrase (catalyzes the formation of pyruvate from D-cysteine), whose product MSLHHLTRFPRLEFIGAPTPLEYLPRFSDYLGREIYIKRDDVTPMAMGGNKLRKLEFLAADALREGADTLVTAGAIQSNHVRQTAAVAARLGLHCVALLENPIGTQAENYLTNGNRLLLDLFNVEVEMCEALNAPDKQLEAVATRLEAQGFRPYVIPVGGSNALGALGYVESALEIAQQCEDAVSLSSVVVASGSAGTHAGLAVGLEQLMPDVELIGVTVSRTVAQQKPKVVALQQAVAQSLEVSATSDIILWDDYFAPGYGTPNEEGMEAVKLLARLEGILLDPVYTGKAMAGLIDGVAQKRFKDQGPIAFIHTGGAPALFAYHPHL is encoded by the coding sequence ATGTCACTGCATCACCTAACGCGTTTTCCTCGTCTGGAATTTATTGGTGCGCCCACGCCGCTGGAGTATTTACCGCGCTTTTCGGACTATCTTGGCCGTGAAATCTATATTAAACGTGATGACGTGACGCCGATGGCGATGGGCGGCAACAAACTGCGCAAGCTTGAGTTTTTAGCCGCGGATGCGCTGCGGGAAGGGGCCGATACGCTGGTCACCGCCGGGGCGATTCAGTCCAACCACGTTCGTCAGACTGCGGCGGTGGCGGCCAGGCTTGGGCTGCATTGTGTGGCGCTGCTGGAAAACCCTATCGGAACGCAAGCCGAAAACTACCTGACTAACGGCAACCGCCTGCTGCTGGATCTCTTTAACGTCGAGGTCGAGATGTGCGAGGCGCTAAATGCCCCGGATAAACAGCTGGAAGCGGTGGCTACGCGGCTGGAAGCCCAGGGATTCAGGCCTTATGTTATTCCGGTCGGCGGCTCTAATGCACTTGGCGCCCTGGGCTACGTTGAAAGCGCGCTGGAAATTGCCCAGCAGTGCGAGGATGCCGTCAGCCTGTCTTCCGTGGTTGTGGCCTCCGGCAGCGCGGGGACACATGCCGGCCTGGCGGTTGGTCTTGAACAACTGATGCCGGACGTGGAGCTGATTGGCGTTACCGTTTCCAGAACTGTGGCGCAGCAAAAGCCTAAAGTTGTTGCCCTGCAGCAGGCCGTGGCGCAGTCCCTTGAGGTTAGCGCGACCAGCGACATCATCCTGTGGGATGACTACTTCGCGCCGGGATATGGCACGCCGAATGAAGAAGGTATGGAAGCGGTAAAACTGCTGGCCAGACTTGAAGGTATTTTGCTTGACCCGGTTTACACCGGCAAAGCGATGGCCGGCCTTATCGACGGCGTGGCGCAAAAACGATTTAAGGATCAGGGGCCAATTGCCTTTATTCATACCGGCGGGGCACCGGCGCTATTTGCCTACCATCCGCATCTGTAA
- a CDS encoding amino acid ABC transporter ATP-binding protein: MSAIDVKKLVKKFHGQTVLHGIDLDVKPGEVVAIIGPSGSGKTTLLRSINLLEEPDSGTIQVGDITIDAGQSLARQKENIRALRQQVGFVFQNFNLFPHRTVLENIIEGPVIVKGEPKAEAVARARELLEKVGLSGKENSYPRRLSGGQQQRVAIARALAMRPEVILFDEPTSALDPELVGEVLNTIRQLADEKRTMVIVTHEMSFARDVADRAIFMDQGKIVEQGPAKALFASPQQPRTRQFLEKFLTQ, encoded by the coding sequence ATGAGCGCCATTGACGTAAAAAAACTGGTGAAAAAATTCCACGGGCAGACGGTGCTGCACGGTATTGATCTGGACGTTAAGCCCGGCGAAGTGGTGGCTATCATCGGCCCGAGTGGCTCGGGAAAAACCACGCTGTTGCGCAGTATTAACCTGCTGGAAGAACCGGACAGCGGCACCATTCAGGTGGGTGATATCACGATTGATGCCGGGCAGTCGCTGGCCAGGCAGAAAGAGAACATTCGTGCGCTGCGTCAGCAGGTGGGGTTTGTGTTTCAGAACTTCAATCTTTTTCCACATCGCACGGTGCTGGAAAACATAATTGAAGGCCCGGTCATCGTTAAGGGAGAGCCTAAAGCCGAAGCCGTTGCTCGGGCGCGCGAACTGTTGGAGAAGGTGGGATTAAGCGGGAAAGAGAACAGCTACCCGCGCCGTTTGTCGGGTGGGCAACAGCAGCGAGTGGCGATTGCCCGTGCGTTGGCGATGCGCCCGGAAGTCATCCTGTTTGACGAGCCAACCTCGGCGCTTGACCCGGAACTGGTAGGGGAAGTGCTGAACACTATCCGTCAACTGGCGGACGAGAAACGCACAATGGTGATTGTAACTCACGAAATGAGCTTCGCCCGTGACGTGGCCGACCGCGCAATATTCATGGATCAGGGCAAGATTGTGGAGCAGGGGCCGGCAAAAGCGCTTTTCGCCAGCCCACAGCAGCCGCGTACCCGGCAGTTCCTGGAGAAGTTTCTGACCCAGTAA